From Pongo pygmaeus isolate AG05252 chromosome 1, NHGRI_mPonPyg2-v2.0_pri, whole genome shotgun sequence, one genomic window encodes:
- the URB2 gene encoding unhealthy ribosome biogenesis protein 2 homolog isoform X1: MAAVYSGISLKLKSKTTSWEDKLKLAHFAWISHQCFLPNKEQVLLDWARQSLVAFYKKKLELKEDIVERLWIYIDNILHSRKLQNLLKNGKTINLQISLVKIINERVAEFSVSGSQRNICAVLRCCQGILSTPALAVIYTAKQELMVALLSQLCWLACRQPEGAMVAQLFEVIHLALGHYLLILQQQVNPRRAFGDVTAHLLQPCLVLRHLLSGGTWTQGGQGQLRQVLSRDIRSQIEAVFRGGIFQPELLSSYKEELLDQQQGDVKTGAMKNLLAPMDTVLTRLVDAGYCAASLHTSVVANSVALLYKLFLDSYFKEGNQLLCFQVLPRLFGCLKISHLQEEQSKALSTSDWTTELLVVEQLLNSVANNNIYNIAADRIRHEEAQFRFYRHVAELLINHTQAPIPAWFRCLKTLISLNHLILEPDLDDLLASAWIDAEVTEFRTKKAQEALIHTVFQTYAKLRQVPRLFEEVLGVICRPAAEALRQPVLASGLSTILSACFLELPPSQILDTWSLVLEKFQSLVLPYLQSDADMALKSLSLSSLLHCIMFNMRSLDSSTPLPIVRRTQCMMERMLRELVQPLLALLLDPPGPEPELWLQKVSDSALLLSYTWAQVDAMFSLNCSQYHSMSGPLIGVALEISNLPSLLPGVKTQHWKKIEKFTAQFSSLGRYCLEQLYLQKMKRTLMQTSFRSEGAIQSLRCDAAFIIGSGRKSLNQRTTASWDGQVGTVSGLTYPVAHWHLIVSNLTILVSYLCPDDVGYLASVLLRTLPMGKAQEGSIDEEAYITLEKISKAFLHSPLFPEMQSLHSAFLMCVTTSCSSILCSGAQRDSGLVSQQLPWLFEKDHMVVGHWENRFAKAGPEGIEPRGEIAKNLLSLVKSDFPIQLEGEQLESILGLLEVISALQLDSLLPPYHVHYFLLLLSMAVSKLGCSCSSSLALKFLTTCYQLLGYLQRGKSARSVFKIMYGSDIFEIVLTSLFRASSRFLIEMDDPAWLEFLQVIGTFLEELMQMLIQMKLSLVLNFRKITAFLSSSKPYMEVASSKQLENQNPQGRHFLLVSLTRLCHVLGPFLKEQKLGQEAPAALSELLQQVVLQTGAVLQLCSVPGAQGWRLPSVLISSISTLLEADLGQHCGDGGADISQGSDRTLLSHAALYQGVYSQILLELPALVGHDQSFRAALQFLTLLFLAPELHPKKDSMFTSMFHSVRRVLADPEIPVQVTQDIEPQLGALFTQMLEVGTTEDLRLVMQCILQGLDVSNMWKADVQAVVSAVTLLRLLLNCPLSGEKASLLWRACPQIVTALTLLNQEACQEQPVSLTVVGPVLDVLAALLRQGEEAISNPHHVSLAFSILLTVPLDHLKPPEYGSIFPRLHNVLFSILQCHPKVMVKAIPSFLNSFNRLVFSVMREGRQKDKGSTDDLPTVLKCARLVERMYSHIAARAEEFTVFSPFMVAQYVLEVQKVTLYPAVKSLLQEGIYLILDLCIEADVQFLRASLQPGMRDIFKELYNDYLKYHKAKHEGEKRYTA; the protein is encoded by the exons ATGGCTGCTGTTTATTCTGGCATTTCCCTTAAGCTTAAAAGCAAGACAACTTCCTGGGAAGATAAACTAAAACTGGCTCACTTTGCTTGGATTTCTCACCAGTGCTTTCTTCCAAATAAAGAACAA GTGTTACTTGATTGGGCAAGACAATCATTGGTtgcattttataagaaaaaacttGAACTGAAGGAAGATATTGTTGAAAGGCTTTGGATCTATATAGATAACATTTTACATAGCAGAAAATTGCAGAATCTCCTCAAGAATGGAAAGACCATTAATCTTCAGATTTCCCTAGTCAAG ATCATAAATGAGAGAGTAGCTGAGTTCTCTGTTTCGGGATCCCAAAGAAACATCTGTGCTGTCCTTCGATGCTGCCAGGGCATCCTGTCGACACCTGCCCTGGCTGTCATCTACACGGCCAAACAGGAACTGATGGTGGCCTTGCTGAGCCAGCTTTGCTGGTTGGCCTGCAGGCAGCCCGAAGGAGCCATGGTAGCCCAGTTGTTTGAGGTCATTCACCTGGCCCTTGGCCATTATCTCTTGATCCTGCAGCAGCAGGTCAACCCAAGACGTGCCTTTGGGGATGTGACTGCTCACCTGCTCCAGCCGTGCCTGGTCCTGAGGCACTTACTCTCCGGgggcacatggacacagggtggacAGGGCCAGCTGAGGCAGGTGCTGAGCCGGGACATCAGGAGTCAGATTGAGGCTGTGTTCCGAGGAGGGATTTTTCAGCCTGAGCTGCTGTCATCCTACAAGGAGGAACTCTTGGACCAGCAGCAAGGGGATGTGAAGACGGGAGCCATGAAGAACCTTCTGGCTCCCATGGACACCGTGCTCACCAGGCTGGTCGATGCTGGCTACTGTGCAGCATCCCTTCATACCTCTGTTGTGGCCAACTCAGTGGCCTTGCTGTATAAGCTCTTTCTAGATTCTTACTTCAAGGAGGGAAACCAGCTTCTCTGCTTCCAGGTTCTCCCCAGGCTGTTTGGCTGCTTGAAGATTTCACACCTGCAGGAGGAGCAAAGCAAAGCCCTGTCCACATCAGATTGGACCACAGAGCTTTTGGTTGTGGAACAGCTACTAAACTCAGTGGCCAACAACAATATCTACAACATCGCTGCCGACAGAATTCGGCATGAAGAGGCTCAGTTCCGCTTTTACCGCCATGTGGCTGAGCTGCTGATAAACCATACACAAGCACCGATACCAGCCTGGTTCCGCTGTCTGAAGACTTTGATATCTCTGAATCATTTGATTTTGGAGCCAGACCTGGATGACCTGCTGGCTTCAGCGTGGATCGATGCAGAAGTGACAGAGTTTcgaaccaaaaaagcccaggaggCGCTTATTCATACTGTCTTCCAGACTTATGCCAAACTCCGACAAGTGCCACGGTTGTTTGAAGAGGTTTTGGGGGTGATCTGTCGTCCAGCTGCTGAGGCACTGAGGCAGCCTGTGCTGGCCTCGGGCCTCTCGACGATACTCTCTGCATGCTTCCTGGAGCTGCCTCCGAGTCAGATCCTGGACACGTGGTCCCTTGTGCTGGAGAAGTTCCAGTCTTTAGTCTTGCCCTATTTGCAGAGTGATGCCGACATGGCCCTGAAGTCACTGTCACTGAGCTCGCTGCTGCACTGCATCATGTTCAACATGAGGAGCCTGGACAGCAGCACGCCCCTGCCCATTGTCAGACGGACACAGTGCATGATGGAGAGGATGCTGAGGGAGCTCGTGCAGCCCCTGCTGGCCCTTCTCCTGGACCCCCCAGGCCCAGAGCCAGAGCTGTGGCTGCAGAAGGTCAGTGACTCTGCACTCCTGCTCTCTTACACTTGGGCCCAGGTGGATGCTATGTTCAGTTTGAACTGTAGCCAGTATCACTCTATGTCTGGGCCCCTTATAGGTGTTGCTCTGGAGATCTCGAACCTCCCTTCGTTGCTCCCAGGTGTAAAAACACAGCATTGGAAGAAGATAGAGAAGTTTACAGCTCAGTTCAGCTCTCTTGGTAGATACTGCTTAGAACAGCTGTACctgcagaaaatgaaaaggaCTTTAATGCAAACTAGTTTCCGGTCTGAAGGAGCCATCCAAAGTTTGAGGTGCGATGCTGCCTTTATTATTGGTTCTGGCAGAAAAAGCTTGAATCAGAGAACGACGGCTTCCTGGGATGGCCAAGTCGGGACAGTGAGTGGACTCACATACCCTGTAGCACACTGGCACTTGATTGTGTCAAATCTCACAATTTTAGTATCCTATCTGTGTCCAGATGATGTGGGATACCTGGCCAGTGTCCTGCTGAGAACTTTACCAATGGGCAAAGCCCAGGAAGGCTCAATAGATGAAGAGGCATACATCACACTGGAAAAAATATCCAAAGCCTTTCTTCATAGCCCTCTCTTTCCAGAGATGCAGTCCCTTCATTCTGCTTTCTTAATGTGCGTAACCACAAGTTGCTCCAGCATTCTGTGTTCTGGTGCCCAGCGTGACTCAGGTCTTGTCAGTCAGCAGCTTCCTTGGCTTTTTGAAAAGGACCACATGGTTGTGGGTCATTGGGAAAACAGATTTGCAAAAGCTGGACCCGAAGGTATAGAACCTAGAGGAGAAATTGCCAAGAACTTACTGTCCCTGGTCAAGAGTGACTTCCCTATCCAGCTGGAGGGAGAGCAGTTGGAAAGCATCCTGGGACTTTTGGAAGTGATTTCTGCCTTACAGCTGGACAGCCTCTTGCCACCCTATCATGtgcattattttcttctgttactgTCCATGGCCGTCAGCAAACTAGGATGCTCTTGTTCCTCCTCACTGGCTCTCAAGTTCTTGACGACTTGCTACCAGCTTCTTGGTTACTTGCAAAGGGGGAAAAGTGCTCGCTCTGTGTTCAAGATCATGTATGGTAGTGATATTTTTGAGATTGTACTGACCTCATTGTTCAGAGCTAGTAGTAGGTTCCTTATTGAGATGGATGATCCCGCTTGGCTGGAATTCCTCCAAGTGATAGGGACATTCTTAGAGGAGCTAATGCAGATGCTCATCCAAATGAAGCTGAGCTTGGTGctcaattttagaaaaatcaccGCCTTCCTCTCTAGTTCCAAACCATACATGGAGGTAGCTTCAAGCAAACAATTAGAAAATCAGAACCCCCAGGGCAGGCATTTCCTTCTGGTGTCTTTAACCAGGTTGTGCCATGTCCTGGGACCTTTCCTCAAAGAGCAGAAGCTGGGCCAAGAGGCCCCAGCAGCACTGTCTGAGCTGCTGCAGCAGGTTGTGCTGCAGACAGGAGCTGTGCTGCAGCTCTGCTCAGTGCCGGGGGCCCAGGGCTGGCGCCTTCCCTCGGTCCTCATCTCATCCATCAGCACACTCTTGGAAGCCGACCTGGGTCAGCACTGCGGGGATGGAGGGGCCGACATTTCCCAAGGAAGCGACAGGACGCTACTCTCCCACGCTGCCCTCTACCAGGGTGTTTACTCTCAGATACTGTTGGAGTTGCCAGCTCTCGTGGGACATGATCAGTCTTTTCGGGCAGCCTTGCAGTTTTTGACTCTGTTATTTTTGGCCCCAGAACTGCATCCCAAAAAGGACTCCATGTTTACCTCCATGTTTCATTCTGTGAGAAGAGTTCTTGCAG ATCCTGAAATTCCTGTTCAGGTCACTCAGGATATTGAGCCTCAGTTGGGAGCCCTGTTCACCCAAATGTTAGAGGTTGGGACGACAGAGGACTTGAGGCTGGTGATGCAGTGTATTCTCCAGGGACTGGATGTCAGTAACATGTGGAAAGCAGATGTGCAG GCTGTTGTGTCAGCTGTTACATTGCTGAGGCTGCTACTGAACTGCCCACTCAGTGGAGAGAAAGCAAGTCTGTTGTGGCGTGCGTGTCCCCAGATAGTCACGGCTTTAACA CTCCTAAACCAAGAAGCTTGTCAGGAGCAGCCTGTGTCCCTCACGGTGGTCGGGCCTGTCTTAGACGTCCTGGCTGCACTGCTGCGGCAGGGGGAGGAGGCCATTAGCAACCCCCACCACGTCAGCCTGGCCTTCAGCATCCTTCTCACTGTCCCTTTGGACCATCTGAAGCCACCGGAGTATGGAAGCATCTTCCCGAGGCTGCACAACGTGCTCTTCTCAATCCTGCAGTGTCACCCTAAG GTAATGGTGAAAGCCATCCCTTCTTTCTTGAACTCTTTCAATAGATTGGTGTTTTCAGTTATGCGTGAAGGGCGGCAGAAGGACAAAG GAAGCACAGATGACCTGCCAACGGTCCTAAAGTGTGCACGCCTGGTTGAAAGGATGTACAGCCATATCGCCGCACGAGCTGAGGAGTTCACTGTGTTTTCCCCATTTATGGTGGCCCAGTACGTGTTGGAGGTACAGAAG GTGACCTTATATCCAGCTGTGAAAAGTCTGCTGCAGGAGGGCATTTACCTCATCCTGGACCTCTGCATCGAGGCTGACGTCCAGTTCCTGCGGGCCTCGCTGCAGCCGGGAATGAGAGACATCTTTAAGGAGCTCTATAATGACTATCTCAAGTACCACAAGGCCAAAcatgaaggagagaaaagataTACGGCCTAA
- the URB2 gene encoding unhealthy ribosome biogenesis protein 2 homolog isoform X2, translating into MAAVYSGISLKLKSKTTSWEDKLKLAHFAWISHQCFLPNKEQVLLDWARQSLVAFYKKKLELKEDIVERLWIYIDNILHSRKLQNLLKNGKTINLQISLVKIINERVAEFSVSGSQRNICAVLRCCQGILSTPALAVIYTAKQELMVALLSQLCWLACRQPEGAMVAQLFEVIHLALGHYLLILQQQVNPRRAFGDVTAHLLQPCLVLRHLLSGGTWTQGGQGQLRQVLSRDIRSQIEAVFRGGIFQPELLSSYKEELLDQQQGDVKTGAMKNLLAPMDTVLTRLVDAGYCAASLHTSVVANSVALLYKLFLDSYFKEGNQLLCFQVLPRLFGCLKISHLQEEQSKALSTSDWTTELLVVEQLLNSVANNNIYNIAADRIRHEEAQFRFYRHVAELLINHTQAPIPAWFRCLKTLISLNHLILEPDLDDLLASAWIDAEVTEFRTKKAQEALIHTVFQTYAKLRQVPRLFEEVLGVICRPAAEALRQPVLASGLSTILSACFLELPPSQILDTWSLVLEKFQSLVLPYLQSDADMALKSLSLSSLLHCIMFNMRSLDSSTPLPIVRRTQCMMERMLRELVQPLLALLLDPPGPEPELWLQKVSDSALLLSYTWAQVDAMFSLNCSQYHSMSGPLIGVALEISNLPSLLPGVKTQHWKKIEKFTAQFSSLGRYCLEQLYLQKMKRTLMQTSFRSEGAIQSLRCDAAFIIGSGRKSLNQRTTASWDGQVGTVSGLTYPVAHWHLIVSNLTILVSYLCPDDVGYLASVLLRTLPMGKAQEGSIDEEAYITLEKISKAFLHSPLFPEMQSLHSAFLMCVTTSCSSILCSGAQRDSGLVSQQLPWLFEKDHMVVGHWENRFAKAGPEGIEPRGEIAKNLLSLVKSDFPIQLEGEQLESILGLLEVISALQLDSLLPPYHVHYFLLLLSMAVSKLGCSCSSSLALKFLTTCYQLLGYLQRGKSARSVFKIMYGSDIFEIVLTSLFRASSRFLIEMDDPAWLEFLQVIGTFLEELMQMLIQMKLSLVLNFRKITAFLSSSKPYMEVASSKQLENQNPQGRHFLLVSLTRLCHVLGPFLKEQKLGQEAPAALSELLQQVVLQTGAVLQLCSVPGAQGWRLPSVLISSISTLLEADLGQHCGDGGADISQGSDRTLLSHAALYQGVYSQILLELPALVGHDQSFRAALQFLTLLFLAPELHPKKDSMFTSMFHSVRRVLADPEIPVQVTQDIEPQLGALFTQMLEVGTTEDLRLVMQCILQGLDVSNMWKADVQAVVSAVTLLRLLLNCPLSGEKASLLWRACPQIVTALTKWSLTVWSRLR; encoded by the exons ATGGCTGCTGTTTATTCTGGCATTTCCCTTAAGCTTAAAAGCAAGACAACTTCCTGGGAAGATAAACTAAAACTGGCTCACTTTGCTTGGATTTCTCACCAGTGCTTTCTTCCAAATAAAGAACAA GTGTTACTTGATTGGGCAAGACAATCATTGGTtgcattttataagaaaaaacttGAACTGAAGGAAGATATTGTTGAAAGGCTTTGGATCTATATAGATAACATTTTACATAGCAGAAAATTGCAGAATCTCCTCAAGAATGGAAAGACCATTAATCTTCAGATTTCCCTAGTCAAG ATCATAAATGAGAGAGTAGCTGAGTTCTCTGTTTCGGGATCCCAAAGAAACATCTGTGCTGTCCTTCGATGCTGCCAGGGCATCCTGTCGACACCTGCCCTGGCTGTCATCTACACGGCCAAACAGGAACTGATGGTGGCCTTGCTGAGCCAGCTTTGCTGGTTGGCCTGCAGGCAGCCCGAAGGAGCCATGGTAGCCCAGTTGTTTGAGGTCATTCACCTGGCCCTTGGCCATTATCTCTTGATCCTGCAGCAGCAGGTCAACCCAAGACGTGCCTTTGGGGATGTGACTGCTCACCTGCTCCAGCCGTGCCTGGTCCTGAGGCACTTACTCTCCGGgggcacatggacacagggtggacAGGGCCAGCTGAGGCAGGTGCTGAGCCGGGACATCAGGAGTCAGATTGAGGCTGTGTTCCGAGGAGGGATTTTTCAGCCTGAGCTGCTGTCATCCTACAAGGAGGAACTCTTGGACCAGCAGCAAGGGGATGTGAAGACGGGAGCCATGAAGAACCTTCTGGCTCCCATGGACACCGTGCTCACCAGGCTGGTCGATGCTGGCTACTGTGCAGCATCCCTTCATACCTCTGTTGTGGCCAACTCAGTGGCCTTGCTGTATAAGCTCTTTCTAGATTCTTACTTCAAGGAGGGAAACCAGCTTCTCTGCTTCCAGGTTCTCCCCAGGCTGTTTGGCTGCTTGAAGATTTCACACCTGCAGGAGGAGCAAAGCAAAGCCCTGTCCACATCAGATTGGACCACAGAGCTTTTGGTTGTGGAACAGCTACTAAACTCAGTGGCCAACAACAATATCTACAACATCGCTGCCGACAGAATTCGGCATGAAGAGGCTCAGTTCCGCTTTTACCGCCATGTGGCTGAGCTGCTGATAAACCATACACAAGCACCGATACCAGCCTGGTTCCGCTGTCTGAAGACTTTGATATCTCTGAATCATTTGATTTTGGAGCCAGACCTGGATGACCTGCTGGCTTCAGCGTGGATCGATGCAGAAGTGACAGAGTTTcgaaccaaaaaagcccaggaggCGCTTATTCATACTGTCTTCCAGACTTATGCCAAACTCCGACAAGTGCCACGGTTGTTTGAAGAGGTTTTGGGGGTGATCTGTCGTCCAGCTGCTGAGGCACTGAGGCAGCCTGTGCTGGCCTCGGGCCTCTCGACGATACTCTCTGCATGCTTCCTGGAGCTGCCTCCGAGTCAGATCCTGGACACGTGGTCCCTTGTGCTGGAGAAGTTCCAGTCTTTAGTCTTGCCCTATTTGCAGAGTGATGCCGACATGGCCCTGAAGTCACTGTCACTGAGCTCGCTGCTGCACTGCATCATGTTCAACATGAGGAGCCTGGACAGCAGCACGCCCCTGCCCATTGTCAGACGGACACAGTGCATGATGGAGAGGATGCTGAGGGAGCTCGTGCAGCCCCTGCTGGCCCTTCTCCTGGACCCCCCAGGCCCAGAGCCAGAGCTGTGGCTGCAGAAGGTCAGTGACTCTGCACTCCTGCTCTCTTACACTTGGGCCCAGGTGGATGCTATGTTCAGTTTGAACTGTAGCCAGTATCACTCTATGTCTGGGCCCCTTATAGGTGTTGCTCTGGAGATCTCGAACCTCCCTTCGTTGCTCCCAGGTGTAAAAACACAGCATTGGAAGAAGATAGAGAAGTTTACAGCTCAGTTCAGCTCTCTTGGTAGATACTGCTTAGAACAGCTGTACctgcagaaaatgaaaaggaCTTTAATGCAAACTAGTTTCCGGTCTGAAGGAGCCATCCAAAGTTTGAGGTGCGATGCTGCCTTTATTATTGGTTCTGGCAGAAAAAGCTTGAATCAGAGAACGACGGCTTCCTGGGATGGCCAAGTCGGGACAGTGAGTGGACTCACATACCCTGTAGCACACTGGCACTTGATTGTGTCAAATCTCACAATTTTAGTATCCTATCTGTGTCCAGATGATGTGGGATACCTGGCCAGTGTCCTGCTGAGAACTTTACCAATGGGCAAAGCCCAGGAAGGCTCAATAGATGAAGAGGCATACATCACACTGGAAAAAATATCCAAAGCCTTTCTTCATAGCCCTCTCTTTCCAGAGATGCAGTCCCTTCATTCTGCTTTCTTAATGTGCGTAACCACAAGTTGCTCCAGCATTCTGTGTTCTGGTGCCCAGCGTGACTCAGGTCTTGTCAGTCAGCAGCTTCCTTGGCTTTTTGAAAAGGACCACATGGTTGTGGGTCATTGGGAAAACAGATTTGCAAAAGCTGGACCCGAAGGTATAGAACCTAGAGGAGAAATTGCCAAGAACTTACTGTCCCTGGTCAAGAGTGACTTCCCTATCCAGCTGGAGGGAGAGCAGTTGGAAAGCATCCTGGGACTTTTGGAAGTGATTTCTGCCTTACAGCTGGACAGCCTCTTGCCACCCTATCATGtgcattattttcttctgttactgTCCATGGCCGTCAGCAAACTAGGATGCTCTTGTTCCTCCTCACTGGCTCTCAAGTTCTTGACGACTTGCTACCAGCTTCTTGGTTACTTGCAAAGGGGGAAAAGTGCTCGCTCTGTGTTCAAGATCATGTATGGTAGTGATATTTTTGAGATTGTACTGACCTCATTGTTCAGAGCTAGTAGTAGGTTCCTTATTGAGATGGATGATCCCGCTTGGCTGGAATTCCTCCAAGTGATAGGGACATTCTTAGAGGAGCTAATGCAGATGCTCATCCAAATGAAGCTGAGCTTGGTGctcaattttagaaaaatcaccGCCTTCCTCTCTAGTTCCAAACCATACATGGAGGTAGCTTCAAGCAAACAATTAGAAAATCAGAACCCCCAGGGCAGGCATTTCCTTCTGGTGTCTTTAACCAGGTTGTGCCATGTCCTGGGACCTTTCCTCAAAGAGCAGAAGCTGGGCCAAGAGGCCCCAGCAGCACTGTCTGAGCTGCTGCAGCAGGTTGTGCTGCAGACAGGAGCTGTGCTGCAGCTCTGCTCAGTGCCGGGGGCCCAGGGCTGGCGCCTTCCCTCGGTCCTCATCTCATCCATCAGCACACTCTTGGAAGCCGACCTGGGTCAGCACTGCGGGGATGGAGGGGCCGACATTTCCCAAGGAAGCGACAGGACGCTACTCTCCCACGCTGCCCTCTACCAGGGTGTTTACTCTCAGATACTGTTGGAGTTGCCAGCTCTCGTGGGACATGATCAGTCTTTTCGGGCAGCCTTGCAGTTTTTGACTCTGTTATTTTTGGCCCCAGAACTGCATCCCAAAAAGGACTCCATGTTTACCTCCATGTTTCATTCTGTGAGAAGAGTTCTTGCAG ATCCTGAAATTCCTGTTCAGGTCACTCAGGATATTGAGCCTCAGTTGGGAGCCCTGTTCACCCAAATGTTAGAGGTTGGGACGACAGAGGACTTGAGGCTGGTGATGCAGTGTATTCTCCAGGGACTGGATGTCAGTAACATGTGGAAAGCAGATGTGCAG GCTGTTGTGTCAGCTGTTACATTGCTGAGGCTGCTACTGAACTGCCCACTCAGTGGAGAGAAAGCAAGTCTGTTGTGGCGTGCGTGTCCCCAGATAGTCACGGCTTTAACA aaatggagtctcactgtgtggtCCAGGCTAAGGTGA